The Patescibacteria group bacterium genome window below encodes:
- a CDS encoding response regulator produces MSEQKLILIAEDEPALARAMQLKLERSGFAVEVASDGEVVLEKYVPGKYDLILLDLMMPKKNGFDVLTALQKLKNTTPIIVSSNLNQAEDVSRTKELGAVDYLVKSEIPISEIITKIKSRLTPTT; encoded by the coding sequence TCTGAACAAAAATTGATACTAATAGCCGAAGATGAACCAGCTCTAGCCAGAGCCATGCAACTCAAATTAGAGCGCAGTGGTTTCGCTGTGGAGGTCGCGAGCGATGGTGAAGTTGTACTGGAAAAATATGTCCCGGGTAAATATGACTTAATCTTATTAGATTTAATGATGCCAAAGAAAAACGGTTTTGACGTTTTAACCGCTTTGCAGAAATTAAAAAATACCACACCAATTATTGTCAGTTCTAACCTTAATCAAGCGGAAGATGTATCTCGTACCAAAGAACTAGGTGCCGTGGATTACTTAGTAAAATCTGAAATTCCCATCTCAGAAATTATCACTAAAATAAAAAGTCGCCTGACACCTACTACTTAG
- a CDS encoding type II secretion system F family protein codes for MHIPGLKNFGLRKEVYIMVENLSDLLTSGMSIITVLDSIASEVRTTRLRKRIYSISKQVQSGSTLASAFAKEDLLPPRMITLIRIGEKTGKLSENLKVLVLQNQKDEMFRSKVRSSLLYTTIIMVLTVLIGGGTAWYVLPKLTLAFEQFDVVLPLPTRIMLWFGTILSRFGYIIMPLVALILINVFYFLFSFPRTKFIGHRILFHVPLIKTLIRDVEIARFGFILGTMVQAGVPIVPALEALIDTTTYKNYQALYSYLAKSIGQGKSFRQCFHEYPGIDKLFPNTVTALIMAGELSGNLDKQLLHIGERYERFVDEVARNLPIIIEPILIVGVGIAVAFLGVSIIYPIYQLADSI; via the coding sequence ATGCACATACCTGGCTTGAAAAATTTTGGACTGCGTAAAGAAGTCTACATTATGGTGGAAAATTTATCTGATTTGCTCACCAGTGGCATGAGTATTATCACGGTATTAGATTCCATTGCGTCTGAAGTACGCACCACTCGCTTACGAAAACGGATCTATAGTATTTCTAAACAAGTACAAAGTGGTTCAACTTTAGCTAGTGCCTTTGCCAAAGAAGATCTGCTTCCACCCCGCATGATTACGCTAATTAGAATTGGTGAAAAAACTGGTAAACTATCAGAAAACCTTAAAGTCTTAGTGCTGCAAAACCAAAAAGATGAGATGTTTCGTTCGAAAGTACGCTCTTCCCTACTCTATACCACAATCATTATGGTGCTGACAGTATTAATTGGCGGTGGCACTGCCTGGTACGTTTTACCAAAACTAACTTTAGCTTTTGAGCAGTTTGATGTGGTTTTGCCTTTACCAACTCGCATTATGTTGTGGTTTGGTACCATACTGAGTCGATTTGGTTATATTATTATGCCGTTAGTCGCCTTGATATTAATAAACGTATTTTATTTTCTGTTTAGTTTTCCGCGCACTAAATTTATCGGGCATAGAATACTGTTTCACGTCCCGTTAATAAAGACTCTGATTCGTGACGTCGAAATTGCCCGCTTCGGGTTTATTTTAGGCACGATGGTTCAAGCTGGCGTACCAATTGTACCCGCTTTGGAAGCACTAATTGACACCACTACATATAAAAATTATCAAGCTTTGTACAGCTATTTGGCAAAATCAATTGGTCAAGGCAAATCATTCCGGCAGTGTTTTCATGAATATCCAGGGATTGATAAATTATTTCCGAATACAGTGACGGCTTTGATTATGGCTGGCGAATTATCCGGCAATCTGGATAAACAATTACTCCATATTGGCGAACGCTATGAACGCTTTGTTGATGAAGTCGCGCGCAATTTACCTATCATCATTGAACCAATTCTGATTGTTGGCGTTGGCATCGCGGTGGCTTTTTTAGGTGTCAGTATTATTTATCCAATTTATCAATTGGCTGATTCTATTTAA
- a CDS encoding DNA recombination protein RmuC translates to MITTIILTILATIALGTALLFVLQKPIVHYITTLATDVMQQRLQSVLDEKMKQGAQTLDSKKDAIKELVDRIGHDLEASQKKIEQSEQARISQFSALKSVVDEHKLVTSELKTSTDDLKNILSNNQLRGRYGEEVAENLLLSVGFVKGQQYLANTALDTVTTRPDFTILLPDKTKLNIDAKFPFQSLLKYQAAETKVDKDIYLREFSKDVKQKIKQATSRDYINPAEQTLDFVVMFVPNEMIFSFIYEKMPDIWEDALKQKVILAGPFSFTALLRMVYQAYRNFRYQENLHDIIKLIKTFELEYTKFNEELDTLGTRLQSASDQYQKVSVTRTKKLTSVVEKIKTEEISDATDEVVELIK, encoded by the coding sequence ATGATTACCACCATTATTTTGACTATTCTGGCTACCATTGCACTTGGCACGGCACTGCTGTTTGTTCTGCAGAAACCAATTGTGCATTATATTACAACTCTAGCGACCGATGTCATGCAGCAGCGTTTACAATCAGTTTTAGATGAAAAAATGAAACAAGGTGCGCAAACGCTGGATAGTAAAAAAGATGCCATTAAAGAACTAGTTGATCGGATCGGACATGATCTGGAGGCGAGTCAGAAAAAAATTGAACAATCCGAGCAAGCCCGGATTAGCCAATTCAGTGCCCTCAAGAGTGTGGTGGACGAACATAAATTAGTGACTAGTGAATTAAAAACCTCGACGGATGATTTGAAAAATATTTTATCGAACAATCAATTGCGTGGACGCTATGGTGAAGAAGTGGCTGAAAATCTATTATTGTCAGTTGGCTTTGTTAAGGGGCAACAATATTTAGCTAATACCGCCTTAGATACTGTCACCACTCGGCCAGATTTTACGATTCTGTTACCAGATAAAACCAAATTGAACATTGATGCTAAATTTCCTTTTCAGTCATTGTTAAAATATCAAGCCGCCGAAACTAAAGTCGATAAAGACATATATTTACGGGAATTTTCCAAGGATGTTAAACAAAAAATCAAACAAGCCACCTCGCGTGATTATATTAATCCGGCCGAACAGACTTTGGATTTTGTGGTGATGTTTGTACCAAATGAAATGATCTTTAGTTTCATCTATGAAAAAATGCCAGATATTTGGGAAGATGCGTTAAAACAAAAGGTGATTTTAGCCGGACCATTTAGTTTCACAGCCCTATTGCGTATGGTTTATCAAGCCTATCGTAATTTTCGCTATCAAGAAAATTTACACGATATTATTAAATTAATAAAAACATTTGAATTAGAATACACAAAATTTAATGAAGAGTTAGATACTTTAGGTACTCGGCTCCAATCGGCCTCAGATCAATACCAAAAAGTATCGGTTACACGCACAAAAAAACTCACTTCTGTGGTTGAAAAAATTAAGACTGAAGAAATATCTGATGCGACAGATGAGGTCGTTGAACTGATCAAGTGA
- a CDS encoding ATP-binding cassette domain-containing protein yields MTDQVVAIRFNNVTYHYNETKVILTEANFSVRANAKITIMGQNGAGKSTLFKLITGQLQPQGGNIHIQPGASIALAAQVVPRDCLDITVQDFFTRAFPDKVYDLSRRIEKIFKVVNLDIPLDRLVKQLSGGQQARLLLAQALIQEPDILLLDEPTNNLDSAGIDHLTGFLLGYEKTVIVISHDAGFLNTFTDGVLNLDVFTHTVQQYVGNYFDVVEEIAAQIEREKHKNAQLQKNIQDRKDKVNFFSHKGGKMRKLASKLRDQIEESEENIVDVRQEDKTIRPFIIQAQNIGNPVIKLTSILDKPVDIILRQKDILHIIGPNGIGKTTALKRLAQTPPAGLRVGYYEQDFSGLDFSSTAMKTLRASQLENSGGDETVYRAAAHFMLTGDLLQNNIGSLSEGQKGLLCYARFMVQQPGLLILDEPTNHINFRHLPIIAEALNKFAGAIILVCHDQEFLNQINVTERLDLETLLK; encoded by the coding sequence ATGACTGACCAAGTTGTTGCCATTCGATTTAATAATGTCACTTATCATTATAACGAAACTAAGGTTATTTTGACTGAGGCGAATTTTTCGGTGCGCGCCAACGCTAAAATTACCATCATGGGTCAAAATGGAGCCGGTAAAAGCACCTTATTTAAATTAATCACTGGGCAATTACAACCTCAGGGTGGGAATATTCATATTCAACCGGGTGCTAGTATTGCCTTGGCAGCCCAAGTTGTACCGCGTGATTGTTTAGACATTACTGTACAGGATTTTTTTACGAGAGCCTTTCCGGACAAAGTTTATGATTTGTCTAGACGGATTGAGAAAATATTTAAGGTAGTAAATTTGGATATACCACTAGATCGTTTAGTCAAACAATTATCGGGTGGTCAACAAGCGCGGTTATTATTAGCCCAAGCCTTAATTCAAGAGCCGGACATTTTATTATTAGATGAGCCGACTAATAATTTAGATAGTGCCGGGATAGATCATCTGACCGGCTTTCTATTAGGTTACGAAAAAACTGTCATTGTTATTTCCCATGACGCTGGTTTTTTAAATACTTTCACTGACGGTGTATTAAATTTAGATGTTTTTACACACACCGTACAACAATATGTTGGTAATTACTTTGATGTGGTGGAAGAAATCGCGGCGCAAATAGAGCGTGAGAAACATAAAAATGCTCAACTGCAAAAAAACATTCAAGATCGTAAAGATAAAGTGAACTTCTTCTCACATAAAGGGGGCAAGATGCGGAAGTTAGCCAGTAAATTACGCGATCAAATTGAAGAGAGTGAAGAGAATATAGTAGATGTTAGACAAGAAGATAAAACCATTCGGCCATTTATTATTCAGGCACAAAATATTGGCAATCCGGTGATAAAATTGACCTCTATTTTAGATAAACCGGTTGATATTATTTTACGCCAAAAAGATATTTTACATATTATTGGGCCCAATGGCATCGGCAAAACTACGGCTCTTAAACGTCTGGCGCAAACACCGCCGGCGGGGTTAAGAGTAGGGTATTATGAGCAAGATTTTTCCGGTTTAGATTTTTCCAGTACAGCCATGAAAACATTGCGGGCTAGTCAATTGGAAAATAGTGGGGGAGATGAAACGGTCTATCGGGCGGCGGCGCATTTTATGTTAACCGGAGATTTGTTACAAAATAACATTGGGTCATTATCAGAAGGCCAAAAAGGTTTGCTTTGTTACGCTCGTTTTATGGTGCAACAACCCGGTTTATTAATTCTGGATGAACCAACTAACCATATAAATTTTCGACACTTACCAATTATTGCTGAGGCGCTGAATAAGTTTGCTGGAGCCATTATTTTAGTGTGTCACGATCAAGAATTCTTGAATCAAATAAATGTTACAGAGCGGTTGGATTTGGAAACTTTATTAAAGTAA
- a CDS encoding GspE/PulE family protein, giving the protein MAKREFNVRAVQSILVREDYITSQDVAKAENYAKTYNASPLEYYLSSGVLTEELLGQALAEAFNVTFVDLLTNLPDATHIQLIPKETSEALRIVVYKIDDQTVTLATDDPTQLDINKLTNQLFPDRQLKIVYALPSAIDFALATYRSSLDSQLQNLFSGDALQAPEGIQIIVSEAILHRASDIHFEPSETEVILRYRIDGMLHEMAKLKHDFFDLLVNRIKVMSRLRIDEHMTPQDGAMRMVIDNKPVDLRVSCVPMLDGEKIVMRVLAQYVKDFSLQDIGLLTDHQTKIKEALKKPYGMVLTTGPTGSGKTTTLYALIKLLNTPYVNITTIEDPVEYKISGVNQMQVNNIMNVTFSTGLRSLMRQDPDVILLGEVRDFDSANNAVNAALTGHLMFSTFHANDAATTIPHLQEMGIEPFLLASALELIIAQRLVRKICSHCRISYVVPRKSLKPIVRAHYGSETATLYRGKGCVACNQLGYMGRVPVFEMIQMTSEMRDLVLNHASSEQIWELALQQGSQSFFSDGMKKVNLGLTTLEELLRVIPTK; this is encoded by the coding sequence ATGGCCAAACGAGAATTCAATGTTCGAGCCGTGCAAAGCATTTTAGTGCGTGAAGATTATATTACCTCACAAGATGTAGCCAAGGCTGAAAATTATGCCAAAACCTACAACGCTAGCCCACTTGAATATTATTTGTCTAGTGGCGTACTCACTGAAGAATTACTTGGCCAAGCTTTAGCTGAAGCGTTTAATGTAACATTCGTTGATTTGCTGACTAATCTACCAGACGCCACCCACATTCAACTTATTCCCAAAGAAACTAGTGAGGCCTTACGGATTGTCGTTTACAAGATAGACGATCAAACAGTCACACTAGCGACCGACGATCCAACTCAGCTCGATATCAATAAACTAACCAACCAACTGTTTCCTGATCGTCAGTTAAAAATTGTTTACGCTTTACCATCTGCCATCGATTTTGCACTCGCCACCTATCGTTCTTCATTGGATTCTCAACTCCAAAATTTATTTTCCGGCGATGCCTTACAGGCTCCGGAAGGCATCCAAATTATTGTCAGCGAAGCGATTTTGCACCGGGCGTCGGATATTCATTTTGAGCCCAGCGAAACTGAAGTCATTCTTCGTTATCGCATTGATGGTATGCTGCATGAAATGGCCAAATTAAAACACGATTTTTTTGATCTACTAGTTAATCGTATTAAAGTCATGTCCCGCCTACGAATTGATGAGCATATGACTCCTCAAGACGGTGCCATGCGCATGGTAATAGATAATAAACCAGTTGATTTACGCGTCTCATGTGTACCAATGTTAGATGGTGAAAAAATTGTCATGCGCGTGCTGGCTCAATATGTAAAAGATTTTTCTTTGCAAGATATTGGTTTATTAACTGATCATCAAACCAAAATTAAAGAAGCTCTCAAAAAACCGTATGGTATGGTGTTAACCACTGGTCCAACTGGCTCCGGTAAAACTACCACGCTCTATGCTTTGATAAAATTGCTTAATACTCCTTACGTCAATATCACTACCATTGAAGATCCAGTCGAATATAAAATCAGTGGTGTCAATCAAATGCAAGTGAACAATATCATGAACGTCACTTTTAGTACTGGTTTACGTTCGTTGATGCGGCAAGATCCTGATGTTATTTTGTTGGGCGAGGTGCGCGATTTTGATTCCGCCAACAATGCAGTTAATGCTGCCTTAACTGGCCATTTAATGTTTTCTACGTTTCACGCTAATGATGCCGCTACCACTATCCCCCATTTGCAAGAAATGGGGATTGAACCATTTCTACTAGCCTCAGCTTTAGAATTGATTATTGCCCAACGGTTAGTACGTAAAATTTGTAGTCATTGTCGCATTAGTTACGTTGTGCCACGTAAAAGCTTAAAACCAATTGTGCGCGCCCACTACGGCAGTGAAACTGCCACTCTCTATAGAGGTAAAGGTTGCGTGGCTTGTAACCAGTTGGGTTACATGGGTCGGGTGCCAGTCTTTGAAATGATTCAAATGACGAGTGAAATGCGTGATTTAGTACTTAACCATGCTTCATCTGAACAAATTTGGGAATTAGCTTTACAACAAGGTAGCCAATCGTTTTTTTCTGATGGTATGAAGAAAGTTAATCTTGGATTAACTACTTTGGAAGAATTACTGCGCGTCATTCCAACAAAATAA
- a CDS encoding prepilin-type N-terminal cleavage/methylation domain-containing protein, with protein MNKHTTGFTLIELIVYIAIASILILTAAGFIQSILQIQRTQKIASLLEANGNNAMRRITQAVRNADSITLPTTGTSGTTLTVATYSGPTNPTSYTLSGGQLREQLGAGSVTPITSTEVTVSALSFYNLSRAATPGAVRIQYTVTYGTQSKTFYGTATLR; from the coding sequence ATGAATAAACATACAACCGGTTTTACTTTAATTGAATTGATTGTCTATATAGCCATAGCCAGTATTTTGATTTTAACCGCCGCTGGTTTTATTCAAAGTATTTTACAAATTCAACGCACGCAAAAAATCGCTTCGTTGCTCGAGGCCAATGGTAATAATGCCATGCGGCGTATTACCCAAGCGGTGCGTAACGCCGATAGTATTACACTACCAACCACCGGAACCAGTGGCACCACGTTAACAGTGGCTACCTATAGTGGACCAACTAATCCAACTAGTTACACGCTCAGTGGTGGTCAATTACGTGAACAATTGGGCGCTGGTAGTGTCACACCTATCACTAGTACCGAGGTCACTGTTTCAGCGTTATCTTTTTATAATCTGTCACGAGCCGCAACACCGGGCGCTGTCCGTATTCAATATACCGTCACTTATGGTACACAAAGTAAAACATTCTATGGCACTGCTACACTCCGTTAA
- a CDS encoding prepilin-type N-terminal cleavage/methylation domain-containing protein: MLPRAGFSLIELIVVLAVVSLLAVLSISTYGTISVHHDVNSSVTMLRSNIEAAKHRAVAGVNDSNWGIKLLADRMVIFRGVSYAARVTASDITTYWPQGVTFTGTDEIVFTKLTGSPSTTTAWQLTKKNFSTNLTLNATGTLQ, from the coding sequence ATGCTGCCACGGGCGGGGTTTAGCTTAATCGAATTAATTGTAGTTCTAGCCGTAGTTAGTTTATTAGCGGTGTTATCTATTTCCACTTACGGCACAATTAGCGTTCATCATGATGTTAATAGTTCGGTTACAATGTTGCGTAGTAATATTGAGGCAGCCAAACACAGAGCGGTGGCTGGAGTGAACGATTCAAACTGGGGTATAAAGTTATTAGCTGATCGCATGGTGATATTTAGAGGTGTCAGTTATGCCGCTCGAGTAACAGCCTCTGATATTACCACCTACTGGCCACAGGGTGTAACATTTACTGGTACAGATGAAATCGTGTTTACTAAACTGACCGGCTCGCCCTCAACCACTACTGCCTGGCAGTTAACGAAAAAAAACTTTTCCACTAACTTAACGCTCAATGCGACTGGAACATTACAATAA
- a CDS encoding SDR family NAD(P)-dependent oxidoreductase: protein MKPIAELFNLTGQTAIVTGGAMGIGQGIVQRLHEAGANVIIADVAEPKSLTDNEFYIKTDISDETSIKNLVTAVQKQFGRIDILVNNAGIFPQQPVLAMELSFWEKIQAVNLRGTFLCCREVGNVMAKQGRGNIVNIASIDALHPSMAGLAAYDASKHAVWGFTKNFALEVGKLGIRVNAIAPGSINTEGVKNLNSGAVPAGVDMTAIMKQFLAKIPLGRMGEPDDIAMATLFLASAASSYMTGSMMVVDGGVLLS from the coding sequence ATGAAACCCATCGCTGAACTATTTAATCTAACTGGCCAAACTGCTATTGTCACCGGTGGCGCTATGGGCATTGGTCAGGGCATCGTCCAGCGTTTACACGAAGCCGGAGCTAATGTCATAATTGCCGACGTTGCTGAACCGAAAAGCTTAACAGATAATGAGTTTTACATAAAAACCGATATCAGTGATGAAACGAGTATAAAAAATTTAGTTACTGCTGTACAAAAACAATTTGGTCGAATAGATATACTAGTAAACAACGCCGGTATCTTTCCACAACAACCAGTCTTAGCTATGGAGTTATCCTTCTGGGAAAAAATCCAGGCGGTTAATTTAAGAGGGACTTTTTTGTGTTGCCGCGAAGTTGGTAATGTCATGGCCAAGCAAGGTCGAGGTAATATTGTTAATATCGCCTCAATTGATGCGTTACACCCCAGCATGGCCGGGTTAGCCGCCTATGATGCTTCCAAGCACGCTGTATGGGGCTTTACGAAAAACTTTGCCTTAGAGGTAGGTAAGCTAGGTATTCGTGTTAACGCCATCGCGCCGGGCAGTATAAACACTGAGGGTGTAAAAAACCTGAATTCAGGAGCCGTACCGGCCGGTGTTGATATGACCGCCATCATGAAACAATTTTTAGCCAAAATACCATTAGGCCGCATGGGTGAACCGGATGATATCGCCATGGCAACACTATTTTTAGCCAGTGCTGCCTCTAGTTACATGACCGGTAGTATGATGGTAGTAGACGGCGGCGTGTTGTTGTCTTAA
- a CDS encoding lipocalin family protein yields the protein MKALRFPHDELPHNVAGEWWYINGHLTDKYNKQYAFMYCIFHVNPKKSSLPILEYLPVESIYFPHAVLTNVSQKSCERQISYLALHTQPPRAKLLSLSCSLPLKPLQAPQRLDELEPFHYVVQTDKMHLQLLSEKPPLLVGGTGIMKYQGKSSCYYSIPRLYVSGNIQWNNNLIPVQGIAWMDHQWAEARFVDFDWTWFSLQLDNKTDILLARFKDNEKFKNSASVSFPDNTQVHNKKFTLEPVGTAWTSPNTSATYQLTWHIKIPAIKLDVTVTPKVKQQEMIFGKMNYWEGPLQVCGTMAGKPVTGDGFLELVGRHAKYNNLKFIKELLTQAL from the coding sequence ATGAAAGCACTACGATTCCCTCACGATGAGTTACCCCACAATGTCGCCGGAGAGTGGTGGTACATTAATGGGCATCTGACCGATAAATACAACAAACAGTATGCTTTTATGTACTGTATTTTTCATGTTAATCCAAAAAAATCCAGTTTACCCATTTTGGAATATTTACCAGTGGAGTCAATCTATTTTCCCCATGCTGTATTAACTAATGTTAGCCAAAAAAGTTGTGAACGGCAAATTAGTTATTTAGCCTTACATACACAGCCTCCTAGAGCTAAGTTGTTGTCTTTATCGTGTAGTCTCCCATTAAAACCATTACAAGCACCGCAGCGCCTAGACGAACTGGAACCATTTCATTATGTTGTGCAAACCGATAAAATGCACCTCCAATTATTGTCCGAAAAACCGCCCCTCTTAGTAGGTGGAACGGGTATTATGAAATATCAAGGTAAATCATCATGTTATTATTCAATACCCAGATTATATGTGTCTGGTAATATCCAGTGGAACAATAACCTCATTCCAGTACAGGGGATTGCTTGGATGGATCATCAGTGGGCTGAGGCGCGATTCGTTGATTTTGACTGGACGTGGTTTTCCTTACAACTGGATAATAAAACTGATATTTTGTTGGCTCGTTTTAAGGATAATGAAAAATTTAAAAATAGTGCCAGCGTATCTTTTCCAGATAATACTCAAGTTCATAATAAAAAATTTACGCTTGAGCCAGTTGGTACTGCCTGGACTAGTCCTAATACCAGTGCCACTTATCAATTAACCTGGCATATAAAAATTCCAGCCATAAAATTGGATGTCACAGTCACACCAAAAGTCAAACAGCAAGAAATGATCTTTGGAAAAATGAATTACTGGGAAGGTCCACTACAGGTGTGTGGTACGATGGCAGGGAAGCCGGTAACAGGCGATGGTTTTCTTGAATTAGTCGGCCGACACGCTAAATACAACAATTTAAAATTTATTAAGGAGTTACTGACGCAGGCTTTATAA
- a CDS encoding FKBP-type peptidyl-prolyl cis-trans isomerase, whose amino-acid sequence MKNVFKITTIILSLVLISGCASTTTTSSNTNINVNKSTTKNMNANVNISSGEFSSGLQLPITDMSTLTTTTSGLKYKDLTVGTSTDTAKAGDNVVMDYTGMLPDGTKFDSSLDRGQAFTFTLGVGQVIAGWDEGVAGMKIGQERILVIPSELGYGSMGAGAAIPPNATLQFQVRLNAIQ is encoded by the coding sequence ATGAAAAATGTTTTTAAAATAACTACCATTATTTTATCACTAGTGTTAATCAGTGGCTGTGCTAGCACCACTACCACTTCTTCAAATACGAATATAAACGTTAATAAATCTACTACAAAAAATATGAATGCAAATGTTAATATATCAAGTGGTGAGTTTAGCAGTGGTTTGCAATTACCCATCACTGATATGAGTACATTAACCACTACTACATCTGGTTTAAAATATAAAGATTTAACGGTTGGTACTTCTACCGATACTGCCAAAGCTGGTGATAATGTTGTAATGGATTATACTGGCATGTTGCCCGATGGTACGAAATTTGATAGTTCGCTTGATCGTGGTCAGGCTTTTACCTTTACCTTAGGCGTTGGTCAAGTGATTGCCGGTTGGGATGAAGGTGTCGCTGGTATGAAAATTGGGCAAGAGAGAATTTTAGTGATTCCATCTGAGTTAGGTTATGGTTCTATGGGTGCCGGCGCCGCTATTCCACCCAATGCTACTTTGCAATTTCAAGTGCGCTTAAACGCGATTCAGTAG
- a CDS encoding prepilin-type N-terminal cleavage/methylation domain-containing protein: MRLEHYNNKAGFSLVEVVVATAILALLATAVTGVMIYGSRIGYTVNQKQQASALAEEGLEAARNIADNNFSNLVNGTYGLVISGNQWTYSGANDTTGSFTRTTTISTVDANTKSVAVNVSWTGLFGSSSTSATSYLTNWKAATYTPWQTPVVFTSLNLAAGHDGLKLDQSGNSIYLVRSNATVNLIDVSTPSAPTLTSFFTATVSPNNLAVSGTNVFLSSSANARELEIISFATPLSPVYVGSYNAAGTDNATSIAVVGTTAYLTRVNGTNPEFNIINVSTPATPTLTGSLNLLGSANDISVSGSYAYIASSEDTQELQVVNISVPATPSLAGTLGLTGTADATAIVIYGTTVYVGRTDGSVAIISVATPATPTLLGTFTSATAINDLKVNPTGTLVFIAATLGTAEFQAIDVTIPATPTLYSSLNLSDTLYGIVYQTSPEYAFGASADNAAEFQVFSPN; this comes from the coding sequence ATGCGACTGGAACATTACAATAATAAAGCAGGTTTCTCTTTAGTTGAAGTAGTGGTAGCTACGGCCATTCTGGCGTTGCTGGCTACTGCTGTCACTGGAGTAATGATTTATGGTAGCCGCATCGGTTACACTGTCAATCAAAAACAGCAAGCCTCAGCCCTAGCCGAAGAAGGTTTGGAAGCCGCCCGCAATATCGCTGATAATAATTTTAGTAATCTAGTTAATGGCACTTACGGTTTGGTGATTAGTGGTAATCAGTGGACATATTCTGGAGCCAATGACACAACCGGCAGTTTTACTCGTACTACGACCATTAGTACGGTTGATGCTAATACCAAATCGGTCGCTGTTAACGTCTCTTGGACCGGTTTATTTGGGAGCAGCTCAACGAGTGCTACATCTTACTTGACCAACTGGAAAGCCGCTACCTATACTCCTTGGCAAACGCCTGTGGTATTTACTAGTTTAAATTTAGCCGCTGGACACGATGGATTAAAATTAGATCAATCAGGTAATTCTATTTATTTAGTACGCTCGAATGCTACGGTTAACCTGATAGATGTTTCTACTCCATCCGCACCAACCTTAACTAGTTTTTTCACGGCCACGGTATCACCGAACAATTTAGCAGTGAGTGGCACAAATGTATTTTTATCCTCATCAGCCAATGCCCGAGAACTGGAAATAATTAGTTTTGCTACGCCACTTAGCCCGGTGTATGTTGGCAGTTATAATGCCGCTGGAACAGATAATGCTACTAGTATCGCAGTGGTTGGTACGACGGCTTACCTAACACGAGTTAATGGCACTAATCCTGAATTTAATATTATTAATGTCTCAACTCCAGCAACTCCAACCTTAACTGGATCATTAAACCTTTTAGGTAGCGCCAATGACATTAGTGTTAGTGGTAGTTATGCTTATATCGCTAGTAGTGAAGATACTCAAGAATTACAAGTGGTGAATATTTCCGTACCGGCTACACCCAGTTTAGCTGGTACATTAGGTTTAACCGGCACCGCTGACGCTACCGCCATAGTTATCTATGGAACGACTGTTTATGTCGGCCGTACCGATGGCAGTGTGGCCATTATTAGTGTCGCTACTCCAGCTACACCAACTTTATTAGGTACCTTTACTTCAGCCACGGCCATAAATGATCTTAAAGTAAACCCCACTGGTACCTTAGTATTTATTGCGGCCACACTTGGCACGGCCGAATTTCAAGCCATTGACGTTACGATACCGGCTACCCCAACTTTATATAGTAGCTTAAATTTATCTGACACTTTATACGGCATAGTTTATCAAACTTCACCTGAATACGCTTTTGGTGCATCAGCCGATAATGCCGCCGAGTTTCAAGTGTTTAGCCCCAATTGA